CAGGCGAGCTGGCGCATGTACTGGGCGGCGACTTGGGCTAGCACGATGGGTGCTGCAGTCCCCGCGGCCGTCACCGACAACTACCACGACCCGCTGCGGGACTGGAGCGAACGCTGGCTGGCCCAGCGCCGCGACCAGGACCACGCGTCGACGTCGTGGGCCCAGAAGTTCGCCCACGATGCGATCTGGCCGCACGCCCCACTGATCGGGGCCGGCCGGCTCGCCGAGCGCTCGCCGTTCCTCGACCCAGAAGTCCTCGCCGCAGCAGCGGATCTCTCCCCGGGACACCGCTATGACCCGGCGTTGCCGACCGCATACCACCGCAACAAGGCTGCGGTGGTCTCCCTGTTCGCCCCACGAGAGCGGCAGGTACTGCCGCCGGCCAAGCAGTACTTCCAGACCGCGCTGCGCGAGCTCGTCGAGCGGTGCGACCCCCGGCTGCTCACGGCGGCCGGATTGATCGATCCCGCCCGCATCGACACTGCCGACACCGCGGTGTCGATGACGATCGCCGCAACCGAGAGCTGGCTCCGTGCCGCATCGGTCCGCGGCGCCCGGATCCCAGGAGTGAGCCCATGACCGGCACTCACCTCGATACGACGTCCCTGCTGGGTCATCCTGGTCTCATGCAGGGGAGGCCGTCGACCCGACTCACCACCATCACTCTTCACCCAGTACGCCGCGACGAGCACCAGGCAGTACTCGACCTCGTCGACGCCGACCGGCTGCCTGGACAACCCCAAGCCGCCCCCGCCGACCTGCGCGAGGCTCTCGCAGGACGTTCGCCCATCGACGGCGCCTTGTGGGCGGGACTGACTGACCTGCGGCATGACGTCGCCGTCGACAGCCTCGGCAATGTGCTTGGCGTGATCGCCACCGGCTGGCGCGCCCGGGACAGCACCGCGGTCCTCACCTGGATGCACGCGCGGGAGAACAGCGCCGTCCTGTCCGCCCTGCTCGACGCCGCCCTGGCACGCTTCTCGACGACCAAGGCGGAGGCGTTCGGCATGGCGACCGCACTGGACCTAGGACTCGAGGCGCTGCCGGTATCGCACCGGCGTCACACGGCTGATGTCCTGGTCGCAGCCGGATTCGCCAGCGCCGACCTGTGGAACTACATGCTGCTGCCACCGGATGCGCTGACCGAATTGCTCGACGCCCCGGCATCGAAGCTCAGCCCTGCGCTGACGTCCCGGATCGAGAAGCGGCGACTGGGCTGGCGTATCGCGGTCCACGAGGGGAAGCACCTCGTCGGCGAGATAGAGATCGACGGCCCTGCCCAGGGCATCTCCCGGATAGCGTGGCTCGAGGTCGACCCCGGCCACCGCGGCGCTGGACTCGGCCGGTTCCTCCTTCGAGCGGGCTTGGGCCGCGCCCGGCGCGCCGGAGCCGAGCAGGCGGTGCTCTACGTCGATGACGATGAGCCCGGCACCGCGCGCGACCGAACAGCAGCCACAGCCCTCTACCGGAAGTACGGATTCCGCTCGATCGACCGTCTCCACACCTTCACTCGGTCCTGACCGTCGGGCGAGCGATACGCGGGCCGTAGGGACGGACTGGTCCTCGCGGGGGAAGAGAAGCCGGCGAGGTCCCGCCCGCTACATGGGTGGGCCGTGATGACTCTGCACCCCGCTCTCCGGCTTGCCCGCCGATGCCGCGCCTGCCGCACCCGACGCGGGTGACACCACCGGCTCTGCGTCGTCGGCCGGCCGGTTGGTGCGGTCGGGTGGTGTCACGCCGGTCGGGCGAGCGCACGCCCCCGGCGCGCCGGAGTTCGTGGTGCGGGCGAGTCACGTCCCACCGCAGCGGTCGGGACCGCACCGGCCCCACTTCCACCGGGGCCGGTACGAACGCCGCACAGATTGGACTCACGTCATGAGCCAGAACATCGAGCACAACACCTCGCGCGCTGACAACGAGGGCGGACCGGGCCCGGTGGCGCTGACGACCCGCAACGCCGACCTGAGCGACATGGTCGAGCTGCTGCGTACCCAGCAGGCCGCGAAGTCCGACCACGTCGTCGCCGCCTCGGCCTTGCAGGCCAGGGCCGGCAGGGTGGTCGTACGCGGCGCCGGCCCGGTGAAGCTGTCGATGGACGGGGTCACCAGCGGTGACCTCTCCCTGGCCCCGACCCGCACCGCCGACAACGGCATCGCCGACAAGCTCGGCATCCCCACCGCCTACCTGCGTCGGACCCGCGAGCACAACGTGGAGCTCTACGACGACAACGTCAACGGCTGGCTCACCCACGACCCGAACCGCCGGTTCCTGGTCCGCGGCCTCACCGCAGGTGAGGGCGGGCAGGGGGTCATGCGGGCGCTGCTGTCGGACCGATACCGCCCGATCGAGAACCTCGACGTCCTGATGACCGCCCTGGAAGGCGTCCACGCGGCCGGACACCCAGTCGACATCGTCTCCGCGGACCTGTCGGAGTCCCGCATGTACGTCAAGATCCGCTCGACCGCGGTCTCGGCGATGGCCCCGGCGCTGCTGGCCGGCTACACCTCCCCGTTCTCCGGCGCGCGCGGCGCCGACAACCCGACGGTGTTCGCCGGGTTCGTGCTGACCAACTCCGAGACCGGGCAGGGTAAGTTCCGGCTCATCCCGCAGCTGACCGTGCAGATCTGCAACAACGGGATGACCCTGACCCGCCACGCCATCGACGAGGTCCACGTCGGCGGGCGCCTCGCCGCAGGCCAGATCAACTGGTCCTCCGACACCCAGGCCGCGAGCTTGCAGCTGGTCACGAAGATGACCCGCGACGCGATCGGTTCGTTCCTCGACGAGCGCTGGGTCGCCGAGCGGATCGCTGAGATCGAGGCCGACGCCGGGATCGAGGTGACCCGCCCGCAGCAGACCATCGAGCACGTCAGCAAGAAGCTGCGGTTCTCCATCGAGGCCCAGAACTCGATCCTGTCTCACTTCATCGACGGCGGCCTGCGCACCTCCGGTGGGGTACTGCACGCGGTCACCGCGGCCGCTCAGGGCATCGCCGACGTTGATGAGGCCTACGAGGTCGAGGCCCGCGGTATCGAGGCCATGCGGCTCTCCGCCGCGTTCACCACCGGTCGCGTCGCGTGAGCACGCCGCAGACGGTGAACCCCCTCGCGTTCGACCACTACAGTGCGCCGACGCTGGCCCAGTGCGCGGCCGCGTCTCGCGCCGCGGCCCGGCTGGTCGGGCACGACCAGCGTTGGACGGCGGTGTCGCAGCGGGTGCTGAGGGACGGGGCCACCGATGAGCAGTTGTGGCCGGCGGTGCACCTGCTCGTGGCGCCCTCACCGGAGTGGCCGTTCCACCTGATGATGACCCGTTACCTGCCCGGCGACTGCAGCGTCTGCCACCTTCGCGAGGCGGAGCACTGTCCCTGCGGGTGGTGCCCGACCCGGGGCCACGCACCGTGCTGCGAGGTCGCCTACGGCTGGTGGCAGGTCATGTCGGTCCGCCACGCCGCCC
The sequence above is drawn from the Pseudonocardia alni genome and encodes:
- a CDS encoding GNAT family N-acetyltransferase, whose protein sequence is MTGTHLDTTSLLGHPGLMQGRPSTRLTTITLHPVRRDEHQAVLDLVDADRLPGQPQAAPADLREALAGRSPIDGALWAGLTDLRHDVAVDSLGNVLGVIATGWRARDSTAVLTWMHARENSAVLSALLDAALARFSTTKAEAFGMATALDLGLEALPVSHRRHTADVLVAAGFASADLWNYMLLPPDALTELLDAPASKLSPALTSRIEKRRLGWRIAVHEGKHLVGEIEIDGPAQGISRIAWLEVDPGHRGAGLGRFLLRAGLGRARRAGAEQAVLYVDDDEPGTARDRTAATALYRKYGFRSIDRLHTFTRS
- a CDS encoding DUF932 domain-containing protein, producing the protein MSQNIEHNTSRADNEGGPGPVALTTRNADLSDMVELLRTQQAAKSDHVVAASALQARAGRVVVRGAGPVKLSMDGVTSGDLSLAPTRTADNGIADKLGIPTAYLRRTREHNVELYDDNVNGWLTHDPNRRFLVRGLTAGEGGQGVMRALLSDRYRPIENLDVLMTALEGVHAAGHPVDIVSADLSESRMYVKIRSTAVSAMAPALLAGYTSPFSGARGADNPTVFAGFVLTNSETGQGKFRLIPQLTVQICNNGMTLTRHAIDEVHVGGRLAAGQINWSSDTQAASLQLVTKMTRDAIGSFLDERWVAERIAEIEADAGIEVTRPQQTIEHVSKKLRFSIEAQNSILSHFIDGGLRTSGGVLHAVTAAAQGIADVDEAYEVEARGIEAMRLSAAFTTGRVA